In Colletotrichum destructivum chromosome 1, complete sequence, the sequence CGTACTCTAGGTATAAGTCTGGTTTGACCGCCCCGTCACGGGGAGCTCGATCCGACTTCAGTCAAAACCAAATCCCGCCGCCcttttcctctccccttctGTTCTGTTTCAGTCCCCGAGTTATTCCCATTCAGACCCTTCTCCCAATACCTGTACTCATTGTGTAACTTCTCCGCCAGGGTGCGTCATCCCTGTCGAATCCCTCGTGCCATTGGCTACAGATCGAAAGCGTCCTGTCCGTTCAACTCGACTGACCAACAAGCAACGCCCTCACTGTATCCGGGAAACGTTGTTATCGATCGCACTCGGCATTTGATAATaccccgccccccccccctccctagCCCATCATGCCCTTCAGACACTCTCCGGGGCCCATGGTCGCACGCTGCTTACGTGCGGCCGGGCCTGCAGCACCGGGTGGGCGAGCAGGCCAAGGGTTGGCCAGATTTAAGCAGACGCTGGCCGTTGTCGGCagcccaggtcgccgccaGCTTGCCGCCTTCTCATCCGTGGCCCCGCTGCATCGAGGCGGGGGATctgcatcgtcgccgtcctttGACGCTGCTAtaaagccgccgccgtcccggcCCGTCGTGGAAGACGAGTACAAGACCGTCATCGACCAGGCACGCCACCTTTCGTCACAGTCAACCGAGATGTATACTGCCTCgttcgccttcttcgaggcCCTGTgggacgccggcgtcaccCACTGCTTCGTAAACCTGGGTTCCGACCACCCCAGCATCATCGAGGCCATGGTTAAGGGCCTCagggagaagaaaggaagcTTCCCTCGAATCATCACATGTCCCAATGAAGTAATGCATCCCAGCCCATTCCATTCTTTTGCGTCATCACGTCTTTCTTTACTCATCATGCTGACGATGAACGCCAGATGGTGGCCATGTCCATGGCCGACGGATACGCCCGCCTGACCGGAAAGCCGCAGTGCGTCATTGTTCACGTCGACGTGGGAACCcagggcctcggcgccgcggtgCACAACGCCTCGTGCGGGCGCGCgcccatcctcgtcttcgccggcctTTCCCCTTTTActctcgagggcgagctgcGCGGCAGCAGAACCGAATACATCCACTGGATCCAGGACGTCCCGGACCAGAAGCAGATCGTCTCGCAGTACTGCCGCTACTCCGGCGAGCTGAAGACGGCCACCAACGTCAAGCAAATGGTTAACCGCGCCTTGCAATTTTCCAAATCCGACCCCCAAGGGCCCGTGTACCTTTGCGGCGCGAGAGAGGTCAtggaggccgagatcgagccTTACAGCATCCGCCAGAACGAGTGGGAccccgtcgagctcggcggtCTCCCAAAGAGCGCCGCCAACAATATCGCCGAGGCGTTGGCTGGAGCCAAGGAGCCACTCGTCATCACAGGGTTCGGCGGCCGAAATCACGAGTTCCCGGCAGcgctcgtcgagctcgccaacACGGTCAAGGGCCTACGGGTTGTCGACACGGGCGGGAGCGATATGTGCTTCCCGGCAGACCACCCCGGATGGCTTGGTCTTCGGTTCGGCATCGACGAAGCCGTCAACACGGCCGACGTCAttctcgtcctcgactgTGACGTTCCGTGGATCAACACGCTGTGCCACCCCCGAAAGGACGCCAAGATCTTCCACATCGACGTCGATCCGCTGAAGCAACAGATGCCCGTCTTTTACATCGCCGCGCAGTCGAGATACCGTGCGAGCAGCCTGCAGTCAGTCGAACAGATCACGTCTCTCCTCAAGGGACAGTTTGCTGCGCAGCTCGAGTCGGCAGAGGCCAAGGACcgcgaggccaaggtcaaggagtCACACAAGCAGCTGTtggccaagatcgaggagaaggcTCGGCCCAAGGCGGACGGCGAGTTTGGAACGGGCCACCTTTCGCGGACGCTGAAGAAGCTCTGCCCCGAGGACACCATCTGGGCGATCGAAGCCGTGACCAACACGGTCTTTGTACACGACAACCTTCAGCCCACGCTGCCCGGCTCGTGGATCaactgcggcggcggcggcctcggctggtccggcggcggcgctctgGGCATCAAGCTGGCGACCGACTACGagaacggcggcaagggcaagtTTGTGGTGCAAatcgtcggcgacggcacgTTCCTGTTTTCGGTGCCGGGCAGCGTGTACTGGATTGCCAAGCGGTACAACATCCCCGTGCTGACCATCATTTTGAACAACAAGGGTGAGTGCCGAAGAGCAGAACGTCCGGTTGCGATTCGAGGTGTGTATGAGTGTGAACTGACAGAATCGACAGGATGGAACGCGCCGCGGcggtcgctgctgctggtgcaCCCCGACGGTGAagggtcgagggcgacgaacGAGGAGATCAACATTTCGTTCGATCCGGCACCCGACTACTCGGGCAtcgccaaggcggcggcgggcggagaTTTGTTCGCTGCGCGGGTCGACAAGCTGGACGAGCTAGAGGGCGTGCTCaagaaggccatcgagacGGTGCAGGGCGGACAAGCGGCGGTGCTGGATATCAAAGTGGCCATGGGATCATAGAGATGAGGCTGAAGTGAGGGTTAGAAGGAAGTCAGGGCGGTCCGAAATCGAGACCGTATTCTCTCTAGTGAGGTGTGACTTGATGATCCGTGGCTAGTGTCCATCCGGAAAGGCTCACGGGTAGACGAGTCCATATTCGTAGATACAGTGTCCGTTCGTAAACTGAAGAGGGTTCAACCCGGTAGAATAGAGTCACGGGACATTTGAGGAGTGTTGGGATACGATGGCGCGCGTGTGCATGTACTGACTGTACTTAATCGCGTGATATGGGTGCATTGGATGACCCCGGCGGAGGGGCCCCGAGTCGTTAAATGTCCCGTGCCATGGTTGATTCATCATGGCTGCTGGCTTGGGGCGGCATtctgcagatgcagatgcagacgcagatacagatacagatgcgagcccgaggatgaCGAGATGGATAAACTAGGAACTAGGTATGTAAGATGGCCCTTGCTGGTGTTGTTCGCTGGTGGCGTCGCCTAACCCAACCCAGCGGGTAgatctcgccgtcgagccggCAAAAAAGTCATATCCGTCAGTGatggtgtgggtgtgtgCAGAGTGGGAATAATCAAGTGATGGGGACGCTGTACAGAGTAAGTACATCGTATGCCAACGATAAGAAGAGATAAGAAAAGACCAGACGAAGCAATCGCTGACCTGGAGCGCTCCGTGGACTTAGGTATCCACTCTGATCTGGTCATTTgacaagaaaagaagacCCTTCGAGACCCCACTGTCAGCCACACCTTCTTGTACGGCATTCTCCATATTAAAACGGGGGTACAGGGGTGGTGTCACTGGTGTGTGTGTCAGCACTGGCCAGGCAGATGTCTGTGCCCTAAGCCAATGTGATGTACCCCCTGTCCAACGTCGACTACCAGCCCACCACCACATGGTGCTGGGAAGGTGTAGCCAGgaaggtggaggagggggagaaggaggaggaggaggagggattTGGAGCAGCTCTGCGACTGAGAAGGAACGAAGGGCGAGCGGAAGTGTTGCCTCTCGACAGAGGGCAATTAGCTGAAGTCCACTGTTGCACAGGCTTTGAGCACACCTAAATCTGGACTGTACAGGTAGTCAGAGGTTTTCTTTGTTAGTGTCCAGCATGCAGTAGACCGACTACATCAGGCCAGGTTGCGGAGGACGGAGTACTTGTACTCGGCAGGGAAACCCCTCAGCTGAGCCACGATGTTTATGGCATGTCGCCGCTGGAGCCGAGCTCTGTTTGCCGCCTACCCAAGACAAGTGATAAGGACGCAATCCCAAAGAAGCCACCACCCATTCCCGGTGGGCAGGCACATGCTGTTCGGTCCTTCCCACACTCGGTGTTGTTTGTTGCAAAAGGGAAACTGCAGTTCCTGTTGAGGCAGGCAGGAGGCACCTTGATAAGTAGATGGATTCCTAGGTAGTAGGTAGGCGGCATCTAGTTAGGCAGGGGGGACCTTCTTCACGAAGCACACGAAGCAAGTACGAGATCAACACAACGACAGACGCCTTCCCCTCATTCTCAAGTCCCTACGGATAACTCCCTAGGTACCACCTCCACCTTACCGACGGCAAACGTGCAAACGAGGGGCCGCCTTGCATCGTTCCGAGGCGGACCAGCCacttccctcccttctctctctctctctcttctcttaCCTCATTCTCCATTCTCTCCTCTCCACTCCTTCGCCTCATCTCCCCAAAGTCCCGGTGATCACTCTGAACCATCAAATTTCTCCAAAAAAAACTAAACTAAAATTTAATAAAACAAAAAAATCGTCACCGGCTGCCCGCTGCTCACATCAAAAACATCCGCGCTcccctcccatcccatcccgtcccgtcccaAACCCGACAACGGACGGAGGTTCTTTAATATTACACAACAGGCCGAGTACGACTTAGGTTTAAGGATCTCTTTGTCCGCCTCGCATCAGGTCGTTCTGGACTCCTTCCCATCCACTCCGTACAGGCCGTCGGATGGCAGTCAACTGATACATACTGCAGCCACTTGATTTATTGGCTACACGTTTTTTTTCGCTGCTACAGCTACTCCAACTTCGCGCCCCTTCGCTTACACGGCTCATCGAAGCTCGTTCCAGGTCGAGTCACCCGCCACGAACAATAAAcagcaacaagaacaagaacagctgcagcaacaacaataacaataCGACTTCGCCCCCTCTGTCCCCTGCACAGCGCCGGCAACGTCCGCGACATCACACCTCATCGCATCGCGCCAGCTGCATAGCACATGAGGCAGACGCCACGCAAAGCCTGCTGTTCGGCCCCATCCTGTCGACTTCTTCGTGCGTCCCGCCTGGGCTTCGCCTCCAGCATCCGGCCATCTTCCCCGACTCCAATCCTGCCCCGAACCAGTTGCAGTGTCGCTTGATTATCGCTGCACCTTGCAGCTCCAACACTCGAGACGATCGCCGATCCATCCACCGCGACGGGGATGCCGTGTCCTCTGCTGTCTTCTCGCCTGCTGCATGCCTGCAGTTCCCCGCACTAGCTTCGAGATCAGCACAAAATATTGCGCTCTGTCACAAGCACCTTTGCCAATAATTTCGTCTCGAGGGTCGCGAGGTCGACAACCACTACTGCCGTCACCACCAACGGTTTTTGCCCCGCGCAATACACTGCAAGCCGAACCACCTGAGTTGCTCAGTTGTATCCCAGACTCGCTCTCGACCGCCAGTCGATACCTACCAGCTCTTTTCGATACCCTGTCGTACCCCGTCGTAGCATCATCCTACCTCAATCGTGCTTTCTTTGCCCTACTCTGGCCCTTTATCTTCCGCAACCGAACGACCACGATCCCATTTCGGTCGACCCACGAACGATTCCTGCGAAATTAACCGTTTCTTTTTGTTCTAGACAACAATTTAGCCTGTCCTAGAACGGACCAACATTACATACCCCTCTCGTGTCTCGCGTGCCGGCCAGTCGCGCATTAGAACCAGCCAGCCGGCGAAATATTCTGGCGTCTCCTCACCCGGCAAGCCGAACCAGGCCGAGGGAAATTGCACCTTTGTAAAGAGTAGGATTTGGTATCATGATAGTCGTCCCAAGCACGTCAAGGATACTCGCACTACCAGACAGCCCTCCTTCAGGGTTTTACCCGTCGTTACTCGCCTGTGTGTAAGCATCAGATGCTCTCCGTCGCCCACACCGACCCAATCGAAATACCCTCCTTCCGCTCCGTCATAGCATCTGTGGCGCCTACAACACGCTCACTGTATCTCCCCCAGCAGCACGACGAACCAAAGACAGCAATGTCGCCCAGGCCCGACGAGGGCATCCCTCCCCAGCCCACAGAGTCGAATGCGAACGACGTCCCCGACCTGCCCCCGCCGCCCAACCCTTCATCCGACCCGAGGCTCAGCATCGCCAACAGCGACAGCCCTCCGAACGTGCCGGAAAATGACGACATCTTCAAGTTGTCGCCGCGATCGGCAATGAAGCTGCTGagcggcggcatcgaggctCTTGTGCGAATTACGGGCGACATCcctccgacgccgccgcccacgagTCCAACATTGCCCAACATGCGAGGcatggcggccgagaaggcaCTTATCCGCTCCAACTCGGAAAAGAACTTGGCGAGAATGCgccaggaggccgaggcagcCATGAGCCACTCCCACCCGTccccgcgccggccgcccaTGATGTCCCAAATGAGCGGCTCCAGCGGCTCGGCGCCGCAACCAATAGACGGCGTCCACCTGCGGCAGACACAaagcccgacgacgcctccgccgccttcgaggccgcccgAACCATACATCATCATTGGCGAGAACTCGCAGCCGATCAACCTCCAGCACAGCGCCATCACGCGCAAATTCTACTCGAaaaagccgccgccgattGGCATCGACGAATACCTTGCGCGTATCCACCGATTCTGCCCGATGAGCACTGGGGTGTATCTTGCGACAAGCTTATACATCCACCGTctggcggtggaggagcaGACGATACCGGTGACGAGACGGAATGCGCATCGGCTGGTGCTGGCAGGGCTCCGGgtggcgatgaaggcgctgGAAGATCTCAGCTATCCACACAGCAAGATGGCCAAGGTCGGGGGCGTCAGCGATCTGGAGCTTGCACGGCTCGAGAtcagcttctgcttcctggCCAACTTTGAGCTCGTGGTGCGAGAAGACACGCTGAAGAAGCACTGGGAGGTATTGAAGAAGGAACAACCACTAAAGCTCATGCACCCTAATCTACCGGGTCTGTCGTTGAACCGACCACCAAGGAACACGGCTTCCACCGAGAAGGAGAATGAAAGCAACTGAGACGCGCAAGGCGATGGTAGCGAGGTGGTAGGGGCAGAAGAGGCCTCATGTTTTTTCTCCAATAACAGTTCCCAGGGGATGGTGGAAGGAGGGACGAAGTGGAAatgaaagagagaaagatagggagtgggagagagggaggcatggggaggaggaggaagaagaagaagaagaagaagagggaacACGCATGTTGAACAAGTTGCATTGCGGCGGTGTACTCTGGGTAAATGCAGGACGGATGCAATTAGCATCTGTATCGCGCGGCACACTGGGttgggtggcggcggcggcggcggcggcggaatATGTGTTGAGCATGAATAACGGGCGGGGGACTTTTTTGATTCTTGTTTTGTTAGAAATGCATCCCGCCACGCAAGTCAACGATACCcggcgttggtgttggtcCTTGGTTCTCGGTTTTTTGGTTCAAACCCAGTCTTTCTTTTCCAGCTTCCCTGTGAGCCTCACTCGTCCGAGAGGGCGTATCTGTACCTGTACAGAAACTTGATGATGATTGTGTGGACATGTTAATCGATACACGATAGGGCGCGGAAGCTAATCTTATCTGTTATCGCGTCTCGCTCGACAGGGGTCAGAGCTCTGGGACTGCCGTTCCTGGCAGGGAGGAGCTGCAGCTGTTGCAGCGCACGCGCACGCGCGCACTGAGCTCGGAGCTCTAAGCTTCCctcaagcccccccccccccccatctctAGCGTGCTGTAACCACAGAAGCCTCCCCCTCGTTCTGTGTGTCTACGACCGAGTTTTGCGCCGTTGCCTTTTTGCCTTTTCGCCTTTCCAATCTCCCGTTCCCCTCTGCTAAAGCTAACGCGGCATTGACAGTCGACCACGTtcattttcttctttctttaGGATCCTTCCTCTGTTACGAGAGTCTCGGCGACCAATTGGCCTCTTTGCGAACGAGAACGATACGCGCTTCAACAAacacaagagagagagagagagagagtgtgtgtgtgtgtgtgtgtgtcacGGTCGCGTCACTGTACACCACCTTCGCCGCCACAGGACCAACCGAAGTAGATACGCGGGTAGAACGAGGAGCCTGTGGCGCTGTCGCAAACCGTCGCAATGGCCGAGGAACTCGGCAACGACCCCGAGATCGTGGAGGACGCTCCCGCGAaccctgccgccgccgatgtcgagaTGGAGGGCGTCGGGGGAGATaacaacgccaacgccaacgccaacgaaggggccctccccttcgccgagggcggcgagaacGACCCCGTCGAGCCGCGCACGACCTTTGTCAGCTACCTGTCGAGCCCCGTCGTGACTCTGCTggtcggccagggcgagtCGGAAGCCATCGTCACGGCCCACCAAGCCCTGCTGGTGAAGAGCCCCTTCTTCAAGGAGGCCTGCGCCCAGTTCAGCGACGACGGTAGCGTACGTGGCTTTTCCTCGTCTCTGACGGCCCGTCCGTCTCCCCGGTATCACCCGTCGTCCGCT encodes:
- a CDS encoding Putative thiamine pyrophosphate enzyme, TPP-binding, thiamine pyrophosphate enzyme, central — protein: MPFRHSPGPMVARCLRAAGPAAPGGRAGQGLARFKQTLAVVGSPGRRQLAAFSSVAPLHRGGGSASSPSFDAAIKPPPSRPVVEDEYKTVIDQARHLSSQSTEMYTASFAFFEALWDAGVTHCFVNLGSDHPSIIEAMVKGLREKKGSFPRIITCPNEMVAMSMADGYARLTGKPQCVIVHVDVGTQGLGAAVHNASCGRAPILVFAGLSPFTLEGELRGSRTEYIHWIQDVPDQKQIVSQYCRYSGELKTATNVKQMVNRALQFSKSDPQGPVYLCGAREVMEAEIEPYSIRQNEWDPVELGGLPKSAANNIAEALAGAKEPLVITGFGGRNHEFPAALVELANTVKGLRVVDTGGSDMCFPADHPGWLGLRFGIDEAVNTADVILVLDCDVPWINTLCHPRKDAKIFHIDVDPLKQQMPVFYIAAQSRYRASSLQSVEQITSLLKGQFAAQLESAEAKDREAKVKESHKQLLAKIEEKARPKADGEFGTGHLSRTLKKLCPEDTIWAIEAVTNTVFVHDNLQPTLPGSWINCGGGGLGWSGGGALGIKLATDYENGGKGKFVVQIVGDGTFLFSVPGSVYWIAKRYNIPVLTIILNNKGWNAPRRSLLLVHPDGEGSRATNEEINISFDPAPDYSGIAKAAAGGDLFAARVDKLDELEGVLKKAIETVQGGQAAVLDIKVAMGS
- a CDS encoding Putative cyclin PHO80; amino-acid sequence: MLSVAHTDPIEIPSFRSVIASVAPTTRSLYLPQQHDEPKTAMSPRPDEGIPPQPTESNANDVPDLPPPPNPSSDPRLSIANSDSPPNVPENDDIFKLSPRSAMKLLSGGIEALVRITGDIPPTPPPTSPTLPNMRGMAAEKALIRSNSEKNLARMRQEAEAAMSHSHPSPRRPPMMSQMSGSSGSAPQPIDGVHLRQTQSPTTPPPPSRPPEPYIIIGENSQPINLQHSAITRKFYSKKPPPIGIDEYLARIHRFCPMSTGVYLATSLYIHRLAVEEQTIPVTRRNAHRLVLAGLRVAMKALEDLSYPHSKMAKVGGVSDLELARLEISFCFLANFELVVREDTLKKHWEVLKKEQPLKLMHPNLPGLSLNRPPRNTASTEKENESN